In the genome of Leptolyngbya sp. 'hensonii', the window CATAGGGAGGCGGACTGCCATAGACCTTAGTCCGATCGCGGGCGATCGCATCCAGAGGATAAGCCCGCAGGCTATCTTCACTCAACTTTAGTACAGGGAGCCAGGAATTCTCCAGGAGTTGCGCTAGCGTTGGTTCATCCAGGGGACACTCAAACACCGAATATTGAACCCGCTGACATCGCTGCTCCAGACGCTTAACCAGCCGCTGACGACGTTTATCATCGGTCACATCGTAACAGACTAACCAGAGCGCCGTCATTTTAGAACAAACGCCTCATAATTCAGCCCTCGATCGATCAAACAGCGCCCCAAACAA includes:
- the cas2 gene encoding CRISPR-associated endonuclease Cas2 — translated: MTALWLVCYDVTDDKRRQRLVKRLEQRCQRVQYSVFECPLDEPTLAQLLENSWLPVLKLSEDSLRAYPLDAIARDRTKVYGSPPPYEPPDYIVL